A window of the Streptomyces sp. Ag109_O5-10 genome harbors these coding sequences:
- a CDS encoding poly-gamma-glutamate biosynthesis protein PgsC/CapC: MIPAHLTAQTAALGIALGLVFSLVCYLTTNLSPGGMITPGWIALTLVTDVQMAALMVGVAAVTYFATRLLQRTVILYGKRLFAAVVLSAVLIQTTVMLALSHEFPLLYTSQTLGFIVPGLVSYQMVRQPIAATVISTTAVTLATYVVLVSGLLIGVLPTG; encoded by the coding sequence GTGATCCCCGCCCACCTCACCGCACAGACCGCCGCACTCGGGATCGCCCTCGGGCTGGTCTTCTCGCTCGTCTGCTACCTGACCACCAATCTCTCCCCCGGAGGGATGATCACCCCGGGCTGGATCGCCCTCACGCTCGTCACCGACGTGCAGATGGCCGCGCTGATGGTCGGTGTCGCGGCGGTCACGTACTTCGCCACGAGGCTGCTGCAGCGCACCGTGATCCTCTACGGCAAGCGGCTGTTCGCCGCCGTGGTGCTGAGCGCGGTGCTGATACAGACCACCGTGATGCTCGCCCTCAGCCACGAGTTCCCCCTGCTGTACACCTCACAGACCCTTGGCTTCATCGTTCCCGGTCTGGTCTCCTACCAGATGGTCCGTCAGCCGATCGCCGCCACGGTCATCTCGACCACGGCCGTGACGCTGGCCACGTACGTGGTACTGGTCTCCGGTCTGCTGATCGGCGTCCTGCCCACCGGCTGA
- the pgsB gene encoding poly-gamma-glutamate synthase PgsB codes for MLFLYVIVLLCCVGLWIAGIVEQRRHFASLEQIPTRVLVNGIRGKSSITRLCAGALRGGDLVTVAKTTGTAARFIHPDGTEEPIYRKFGLSNIVEQIGIVRRAATYRPDALVIECMAVMPALQEINQEKLIRSTIGVLCNVREDHLEEMGPTLDDVARSLSRSMPVGGVCVTAEKDRLHILQEEADKRNCRLIAVDPETVTDAELRGFSWFTFKENVAIALAVAELLGVERQTAMQGMWDAPPDPGVLSVERYVTPEGKQLRFANVFAANDPESTLMNVQQLEDLGAIRRPLNVVINCRPDRVERNGQMGAIVPDLAAETVFLIGHPTKSARDAIPAAFTGRVVDLGGDRRDPEEVTESILAELGPSSSMVAIGNIHGQGELFLECLAGLPLDESEDPFEGVPQGDGLDQETMQIVLVRPQVALARPPEPEPYSWVAPLETTHSFHIPNQRELARQFAATHGRSDGPGRSDSDGRPDSQSAPADPRLSYDQPQSTRNP; via the coding sequence ATGCTTTTCCTCTATGTCATCGTCCTGCTCTGCTGCGTCGGGCTGTGGATCGCCGGAATCGTGGAGCAGCGGCGGCACTTCGCCTCGCTGGAGCAGATACCGACGCGGGTGCTGGTCAACGGCATCCGCGGCAAGAGTTCGATCACCCGGCTGTGCGCGGGCGCGCTGCGCGGCGGCGACCTGGTCACGGTGGCCAAGACCACCGGCACCGCGGCCCGGTTCATTCATCCGGACGGCACCGAGGAACCGATCTACCGCAAGTTCGGGCTGTCCAACATCGTCGAGCAGATCGGCATCGTGCGGCGGGCGGCGACCTACCGGCCGGACGCGCTGGTGATCGAGTGCATGGCGGTGATGCCCGCGCTGCAGGAGATCAACCAGGAGAAGCTGATCCGTTCCACGATCGGCGTGCTGTGCAACGTCCGTGAGGACCATCTGGAGGAGATGGGACCGACCCTGGACGACGTCGCCCGCTCGCTCTCCCGCTCGATGCCGGTGGGCGGGGTCTGCGTGACGGCGGAGAAGGACCGGCTGCACATCCTCCAGGAGGAGGCCGACAAGCGGAACTGCCGCCTGATCGCGGTCGATCCGGAGACGGTGACCGACGCGGAGCTGCGCGGCTTCAGCTGGTTCACCTTCAAGGAGAACGTGGCGATCGCGCTGGCCGTCGCCGAACTGCTCGGCGTGGAACGGCAGACCGCGATGCAGGGCATGTGGGACGCGCCGCCCGACCCGGGCGTGCTGTCGGTGGAGCGCTACGTCACCCCCGAGGGCAAGCAACTGCGGTTCGCCAACGTCTTCGCGGCCAACGACCCCGAGTCGACGCTCATGAACGTCCAGCAACTGGAGGATCTGGGCGCGATCAGACGGCCTCTCAACGTGGTCATCAACTGCCGCCCGGACCGGGTGGAGCGCAACGGCCAGATGGGCGCGATCGTCCCCGACCTCGCCGCCGAGACGGTGTTCCTGATCGGCCACCCGACCAAGAGCGCCCGTGACGCGATCCCGGCAGCCTTCACCGGGCGGGTGGTGGATCTCGGCGGCGACCGCCGGGACCCCGAGGAGGTGACCGAGTCGATCCTCGCGGAACTCGGCCCGTCCTCCTCGATGGTGGCGATCGGCAACATCCACGGCCAGGGCGAGCTGTTCCTGGAATGCCTCGCCGGGCTGCCGCTGGACGAGTCCGAGGATCCCTTCGAGGGCGTTCCCCAGGGCGACGGCCTGGACCAGGAGACCATGCAGATCGTGCTGGTCCGGCCGCAGGTCGCGCTGGCCCGGCCGCCCGAGCCGGAGCCGTACAGCTGGGTGGCACCACTGGAGACGACCCACAGCTTCCACATCCCGAACCAGCGCGAACTCGCCCGCCAGTTCGCCGCCACCCACGGCCGGTCCGACGGCCCCGGCCGGTCCGACAGCGACGGCCGGCCCGACAGCCAGAGCGCCCCGGCCGACCCGCGCCTCTCCTACGATCAGCCCCAGTCCACGAGGAACCCGTGA
- a CDS encoding cache and HAMP domain-containing protein, translating to MRPPIASLVVLLLVVAALTMIGLDGIHATGVPQAVSDGEQQIAADTALSMRTTIDAEASTVRRTAKAYPATSASTPATTLKALTAARKGILGSALLDPRTGKLLATGGKTVQLAGFDAAKAASGHGGIPPRLVTSDGTRQLLYFAKVTLPAQQEDANQDQNQVPSGPDRQWLLVVSEALPAPTAYGDGRTAEVLDASGTALATASHGTASPAGADSSLPSAATRAAKGSGQDTDASGSLLGASAGSRRTVAGWAQVASTTGPGDTDGLGLVVLTSRTVPATATAVDYSGFALKAAGALVVLALLLGLALHFFLQRPLLWLYLSAGRLARGATESGPAAWEELSRPVPVNGFGEMSRIGRALESLRRQLLGESGPQDFPARRGPGYRALAAVGVLVVACWAVPMISVLNRAHSATAVPASVVAVQQTRTEITSNRVRQSLDQLYTDLSDAAAGLPGSSRAAQTEVLRRTLDDHKQFRSLYLLDSSGAITLRVGGSPLRTIVHVPGGGGITTVNTSGRIPAIAAYAQVRAVKGKAPAEGVVLFGEIDVKALNSILSRPKLGSVWVTDDDDRVLAANVGYRAFQSLPDSGLSRLARATQGAPGTAGTATSRVLRTSSGPSVDGAAPLAQSGPTARLGWHVVTAEPAAALQIPAVQAEQRTMLAGILGLTLGAACLGWLYVVVVRPLRSVAVLVERLAGGDRRTVLHPVNHDEIGSVTRSLELMRQALAERDRAARSGHAAGSSPSRRQTTLQR from the coding sequence GTGCGCCCGCCGATCGCCTCGCTCGTCGTACTCCTGCTGGTGGTCGCAGCCCTGACCATGATCGGCCTCGACGGCATCCATGCCACGGGGGTGCCGCAGGCCGTGTCGGACGGGGAGCAGCAGATCGCCGCCGACACCGCGCTGTCGATGCGCACCACCATCGACGCCGAGGCGAGCACGGTCCGCCGCACGGCCAAGGCGTACCCGGCGACGAGCGCGTCGACCCCCGCGACCACGCTCAAAGCACTGACTGCCGCCCGGAAGGGGATCCTCGGCAGTGCGCTGCTCGACCCGCGGACCGGCAAACTGCTGGCGACCGGCGGCAAGACGGTGCAGCTGGCCGGGTTCGACGCCGCCAAGGCGGCATCCGGGCACGGGGGGATCCCGCCCCGTCTGGTGACCTCGGACGGCACCCGGCAACTGCTGTACTTCGCCAAGGTCACCCTGCCCGCGCAGCAGGAGGACGCCAACCAGGACCAGAACCAGGTCCCGAGCGGGCCCGACCGGCAGTGGCTGCTGGTGGTCTCCGAGGCGCTCCCCGCCCCCACGGCGTACGGCGACGGACGCACCGCCGAGGTGCTGGACGCGAGCGGCACCGCGCTCGCCACCGCGTCCCACGGCACGGCGTCGCCGGCCGGCGCCGACAGCTCTCTGCCCTCGGCGGCGACCCGCGCGGCGAAGGGGTCGGGGCAGGACACCGACGCCTCGGGAAGCCTGCTGGGCGCTTCCGCGGGCAGCCGGCGCACGGTGGCCGGCTGGGCCCAAGTCGCCTCGACGACCGGTCCCGGTGACACCGACGGCCTCGGTCTGGTGGTGCTCACCTCCCGCACGGTGCCCGCGACGGCCACCGCCGTCGACTACTCGGGCTTCGCCCTCAAGGCGGCGGGGGCGCTGGTCGTGCTCGCGCTGCTGCTCGGGCTGGCCCTGCACTTCTTCCTGCAGCGGCCGCTGCTGTGGCTGTACCTGTCCGCAGGCCGCCTGGCCCGGGGCGCGACCGAGAGCGGACCGGCCGCGTGGGAGGAGCTGTCCCGGCCGGTTCCGGTGAACGGCTTCGGGGAGATGTCCCGGATCGGGCGGGCCCTGGAGTCGCTGCGCCGGCAACTGCTCGGCGAGAGCGGCCCGCAAGACTTCCCGGCCCGACGCGGACCGGGCTACCGGGCGCTGGCCGCGGTCGGCGTGCTGGTGGTGGCCTGCTGGGCGGTGCCGATGATCTCCGTGCTGAACCGGGCGCACAGCGCGACCGCGGTCCCGGCCTCGGTCGTCGCCGTCCAGCAGACCCGCACCGAGATCACGTCGAACCGGGTCCGGCAGTCCCTCGACCAGCTGTACACCGACCTGAGCGACGCGGCCGCGGGTCTGCCGGGCAGCAGCCGGGCCGCCCAGACCGAGGTGCTGCGGCGCACCCTCGACGACCACAAGCAGTTCCGCTCGCTGTATCTCCTGGACAGCTCGGGCGCCATCACGCTGCGCGTGGGCGGGTCACCGCTGCGCACCATCGTCCACGTGCCCGGCGGCGGCGGGATCACCACCGTCAACACCTCGGGCCGGATCCCGGCGATCGCCGCCTACGCGCAGGTCCGCGCCGTCAAGGGCAAGGCCCCGGCGGAAGGTGTGGTCCTGTTCGGCGAGATCGACGTGAAGGCGCTCAACTCCATTCTGTCCAGACCGAAACTGGGCAGCGTCTGGGTGACGGACGACGACGACAGGGTGCTGGCGGCGAACGTGGGCTACCGCGCCTTCCAGTCGCTGCCCGACTCCGGACTCAGCCGTCTCGCCCGCGCCACCCAGGGCGCCCCGGGAACCGCGGGCACCGCGACCTCGCGGGTGCTGCGCACGTCCTCCGGTCCGTCGGTCGACGGTGCCGCGCCGCTGGCGCAGAGCGGTCCGACGGCCCGGCTCGGCTGGCACGTGGTGACCGCGGAACCCGCGGCGGCGCTCCAGATTCCCGCGGTGCAGGCCGAGCAGCGCACCATGCTCGCGGGGATCCTCGGCCTCACCCTGGGCGCCGCCTGCCTGGGCTGGCTGTATGTCGTGGTGGTCCGGCCGCTGCGCTCGGTCGCGGTGCTGGTCGAGCGGCTCGCCGGCGGCGATCGCCGCACCGTGCTGCACCCGGTCAACCACGACGAGATCGGCTCGGTCACCCGCAGCCTGGAACTGATGCGCCAGGCCCTGGCGGAACGCGACCGGGCGGCCAGATCCGGCCATGCCGCCGGGTCCTCCCCGTCCCGGCGTCAGACCACCCTCCAGCGATAG
- a CDS encoding hydrolase codes for MIAVAVGSAGALAVALGVGLSSAMATGTSSSQPVTTASSSPTSAPWAPENDEKPLGHRKPAVRPQTLSAGRKAASALQLKMPAPSGKYKVGMVGLHLVDKSRTDPYVSGSKSRELMVSLWYPATSTSGHYQAPWMPSISGAHFLATRGLSPQFVTLPTTAGHVLAPVNTALGKLPVLLYSTGLHSDRAMGTALVQDLASRGYLVVAVDHTHDANEVQFPGSRLEVNQMPAGAHSSDTLKVRAADIKFVINQLSTLSKGGNPDVGKATLPVGLTKSVDMSKIGMFGWSLGGAAVDTAMQLDSRIAAGANLDGQFFGTAPSKDLKRPFMLFSSGSHNRNNDSSWRTLWSHLKGYKVDIKLKGAAHLSFSDNEWMVPQYARLLGISQSQLQQQYGTIDPDRAIAVQRVYLAAFFDQELRKQHSTLLDGTSSKYPEISFVP; via the coding sequence ATGATCGCCGTAGCGGTCGGCTCTGCGGGTGCGCTGGCCGTTGCACTGGGTGTGGGGCTGTCGTCGGCGATGGCCACCGGAACGTCGTCCTCCCAGCCCGTGACCACCGCGTCCTCGTCCCCCACGAGCGCGCCCTGGGCACCCGAGAACGACGAGAAGCCGCTGGGTCACCGGAAGCCCGCCGTACGCCCGCAGACTCTCTCGGCCGGCCGCAAGGCCGCGTCCGCTCTGCAGCTCAAGATGCCCGCCCCGAGCGGGAAGTACAAAGTGGGCATGGTCGGCCTGCACCTCGTCGACAAGTCCCGTACGGACCCGTACGTGTCCGGCAGCAAGTCCCGCGAGCTGATGGTGTCGCTCTGGTACCCGGCCACTTCCACGTCCGGGCACTACCAGGCGCCGTGGATGCCGTCGATCTCCGGCGCCCACTTCCTCGCCACGCGCGGGCTGTCGCCGCAGTTCGTCACCCTGCCGACCACGGCGGGTCATGTCCTCGCCCCGGTGAACACCGCGCTCGGCAAGCTGCCCGTCCTGCTGTACTCGACCGGGCTGCACTCGGACCGTGCGATGGGCACCGCGCTCGTCCAGGACCTCGCCAGCCGCGGCTACCTCGTCGTCGCCGTCGACCACACGCACGACGCCAACGAGGTGCAGTTCCCCGGCAGTCGGCTCGAGGTCAACCAGATGCCGGCGGGCGCCCACTCGTCCGACACGCTCAAGGTGCGCGCGGCCGACATCAAGTTCGTCATCAACCAGCTCTCCACGCTCAGCAAGGGCGGCAACCCGGACGTCGGCAAGGCCACCCTCCCCGTGGGGCTGACGAAGTCGGTCGACATGTCGAAGATCGGCATGTTCGGCTGGTCGCTGGGCGGCGCGGCGGTCGACACCGCCATGCAGCTCGACAGCCGTATCGCCGCCGGCGCCAACCTGGACGGCCAGTTCTTCGGGACGGCTCCGAGCAAGGACCTGAAGCGCCCGTTCATGCTCTTCAGCTCCGGCAGCCACAACCGCAACAACGACTCGTCGTGGCGCACGCTGTGGTCGCACCTGAAGGGGTACAAGGTCGACATCAAGCTCAAGGGCGCGGCGCACCTGTCCTTCAGCGACAACGAGTGGATGGTGCCCCAGTACGCGCGTCTGCTCGGGATCTCCCAGTCGCAGCTCCAGCAGCAGTACGGGACGATCGACCCGGACCGTGCGATCGCGGTCCAGCGCGTCTACCTTGCGGCCTTCTTCGACCAGGAGCTGCGCAAGCAGCACAGCACCCTGCTCGACGGCACCAGCAGCAAGTACCCGGAGATCTCCTTCGTCCCCTGA
- a CDS encoding ketopantoate reductase family protein gives MPNTPNAPAPHLTVAVLGPGGVGGLLAALLSRSGHRVVCLAGEETARTLRATGIRVRSALFGDFTAPVDADTTLREPVDACLVTVKATALDAALTRIPPAALGDALVVPFLNGVEHPALLRARYAPDRVAPAVIRVESTRTAPGVIEHTSPFAEIDLTGAKVPRPRLEALADALTAAGPATRVLDDETAVLWAKMAFLAPFALLTTRYALPLGEARARHREELASLVAETAAVSRACGAPADPARALARYDAFPPAAKSSMQRDAEAGRPLELDAIGGALLRAADRHGVPVPVTARIVRELREAGR, from the coding sequence ATGCCGAACACCCCGAACGCACCGGCCCCCCACCTCACGGTCGCCGTCCTCGGCCCCGGCGGCGTCGGCGGCCTGCTCGCCGCCCTGCTCTCCCGCTCCGGCCACCGCGTGGTCTGCCTCGCCGGCGAGGAGACCGCACGCACCCTGCGCGCCACCGGAATCCGGGTCCGCAGCGCCCTGTTCGGCGACTTCACGGCCCCCGTCGACGCCGACACGACGCTCCGCGAACCCGTCGACGCCTGCCTGGTCACCGTCAAGGCCACCGCCCTGGACGCGGCCCTCACCCGCATCCCGCCCGCGGCCCTCGGCGACGCCCTCGTCGTCCCGTTCCTGAACGGCGTGGAACACCCCGCGCTGCTGCGCGCCCGCTACGCCCCCGACCGCGTGGCCCCCGCCGTCATCCGCGTCGAGTCGACCCGCACCGCCCCGGGCGTGATCGAACACACCAGCCCCTTCGCGGAGATCGACCTGACCGGCGCCAAGGTCCCCCGCCCCCGCCTGGAGGCCCTGGCCGACGCGCTCACCGCCGCCGGCCCGGCCACCCGCGTCCTGGACGACGAGACCGCCGTCCTCTGGGCGAAGATGGCGTTCCTCGCCCCGTTCGCCCTCCTCACCACCCGCTACGCCCTCCCCCTCGGCGAAGCCCGCGCCCGGCACCGCGAGGAACTGGCCTCCCTCGTGGCGGAGACGGCGGCCGTCAGCCGCGCCTGCGGCGCCCCCGCCGACCCGGCCCGGGCGCTGGCCCGGTACGACGCCTTCCCGCCCGCCGCCAAGTCCTCGATGCAGCGCGACGCGGAGGCCGGACGGCCACTCGAACTCGACGCGATCGGGGGCGCGTTGCTGCGCGCCGCGGACCGGCACGGGGTACCCGTGCCGGTGACGGCCCGCATCGTCAGGGAGTTGCGCGAGGCCGGCCGCTAA
- a CDS encoding DUF2277 domain-containing protein, with amino-acid sequence MCRSIKTLRPPQLAEEATEEEIRAAALQYVRKVSGFRAPAAHNREVFERAVDAVAEATAALLGGLEVRGAAVRGAAD; translated from the coding sequence ATGTGCCGGAGTATCAAGACCCTGCGTCCGCCCCAGCTGGCCGAGGAGGCCACCGAGGAGGAGATCCGTGCTGCCGCGTTGCAGTACGTGCGGAAGGTGTCCGGGTTCCGGGCGCCGGCCGCGCACAACAGGGAGGTGTTCGAGCGGGCGGTGGATGCGGTGGCGGAGGCGACTGCCGCGTTGCTGGGGGGACTGGAGGTGCGGGGGGCCGCTGTGCGGGGCGCCGCCGACTGA
- a CDS encoding VTT domain-containing protein, producing the protein MVALSVLLDVFLPVLPSGVLVITAATAVAAGTGASAGQVPPHALPGILALTLCAATASVLGDLFAYRLARRGGARLDRAIARSRRLSNAQERLGEALARGGGALVVLARFAPAGRSIVSLGAGAAQRSVRDFLPWSALAGLTWAIYSVALGWLGAQWLGPTWMATAVSVTALFGAGAGAGYLMRRRPA; encoded by the coding sequence ATGGTCGCCCTCTCGGTCCTGCTCGACGTGTTCCTCCCGGTCCTGCCGAGCGGGGTGCTCGTCATCACCGCGGCCACGGCAGTGGCGGCGGGCACCGGCGCGTCCGCCGGTCAGGTCCCGCCGCACGCCCTCCCCGGCATCCTGGCGCTCACCCTCTGCGCGGCCACCGCGTCGGTCCTCGGCGACCTGTTCGCCTACCGGCTCGCCCGGCGCGGCGGAGCCCGCCTGGACCGTGCGATCGCCCGCTCCCGACGCCTCAGCAACGCGCAGGAACGTCTCGGCGAGGCCCTCGCCAGGGGCGGCGGCGCGCTGGTCGTCCTGGCCCGTTTCGCCCCGGCCGGCCGCTCGATCGTCTCCCTCGGCGCCGGCGCCGCCCAGCGCAGCGTCCGCGACTTCCTCCCCTGGTCCGCCCTGGCAGGCCTCACCTGGGCGATCTACAGCGTCGCCCTCGGCTGGCTCGGCGCCCAGTGGCTGGGCCCGACCTGGATGGCCACGGCAGTATCGGTAACAGCCCTGTTCGGCGCAGGCGCAGGCGCGGGCTACCTGATGCGAAGACGTCCGGCGTAA
- a CDS encoding FAD/NAD(P)-binding protein has product MVGAGPRGTSVLERLCASAPELLPPGGRLTVHVIDPAPPGPGRVWRTTQPAELLMNTVASQVTLFTDASVDCAGPVRPGPSLHAWAAATDGGELGPDDYPTRAQYGRYLEWVFARTVSGAPAAVRVETHRARAVRLDDDPDGRRQTLTLHDGRTLPGLAAVVLAQGHLPATASAAERRFAAHAARHGLRHIPPANPADVDLTPLAPGEPVLLRGLGLNFFDHLALLTTGRGGRFTRTPDGTLRYTPSGREPRLYAGSRRGVPYLARGDNAKGPYGRHTPLLLTPEVIAGFRDRADSGAAPDFLAEVWPLVAKEVETVYYSALTGDPELTARFLAADGRRAEAAVLDAHGVPEPDRWSWERLQRPYGDREFADPAQWRAWLLGYLREDAAQAALGNVRGPLKAALDVLRDLRNEIRLIVDHGGLAGASRRAHLDGWYTPLNAFLSIGPPRRRIEELTALLAAGVVEVLGPRVEVHHTDGTDGGDGGDRGDRGDRGDRGDRGDRGDRGDRGDRGDRGDRGDRGGGAWVARSPEVPGSEVRVTTVVEARLPEPDLRRTADELLAALLREGACRPHVVDGHETGGVDVTPRPYRLLDRHGRPHARRFAFGVPTEGVHWVTAAGARPGVDSVTLSDADAIARAVLRTAAAEGQPRTETHPERPATAERHTPVAVRHRMTVPR; this is encoded by the coding sequence CTGGTCGGCGCCGGCCCGCGCGGTACCAGCGTCCTGGAACGCCTCTGCGCCTCCGCCCCCGAACTGCTGCCCCCGGGAGGGCGCCTCACGGTCCACGTGATCGACCCCGCGCCACCCGGCCCCGGCCGGGTCTGGCGTACGACACAGCCGGCGGAACTGCTGATGAACACCGTGGCGAGCCAGGTCACCCTGTTCACTGACGCCAGCGTGGACTGCGCGGGCCCCGTCCGTCCCGGCCCCAGCCTGCACGCCTGGGCCGCCGCCACGGACGGCGGCGAACTGGGCCCCGACGACTACCCGACCCGCGCCCAGTACGGCCGCTACCTGGAGTGGGTGTTCGCGCGGACGGTCTCCGGGGCACCGGCGGCCGTCCGCGTCGAGACCCACCGCGCCCGTGCCGTACGGCTCGACGACGACCCGGACGGCCGCCGTCAGACGCTCACCCTCCACGACGGCCGCACCCTGCCCGGCCTGGCGGCGGTCGTGCTGGCCCAGGGCCACCTCCCGGCGACGGCGTCCGCCGCGGAACGCCGGTTCGCCGCCCACGCCGCACGGCACGGCCTCCGCCACATCCCGCCCGCCAACCCGGCCGACGTCGACCTCACCCCGCTCGCGCCCGGCGAACCGGTGCTGCTGCGCGGCCTCGGCCTCAACTTCTTCGACCACCTGGCCCTGCTGACCACCGGCCGGGGCGGCCGCTTCACCCGCACCCCTGACGGCACCCTGCGCTACACCCCCTCCGGCCGCGAACCCCGCCTGTACGCGGGCTCCCGGCGCGGCGTCCCGTACCTGGCGCGCGGCGACAACGCGAAGGGCCCGTACGGCCGCCACACCCCGCTGCTGCTCACCCCCGAGGTGATCGCGGGCTTCCGCGACCGCGCGGACTCCGGCGCGGCGCCCGACTTCCTCGCGGAGGTCTGGCCGCTGGTCGCGAAGGAGGTCGAGACGGTCTACTACTCCGCCCTGACCGGCGACCCCGAGCTCACCGCGCGCTTCCTCGCGGCCGACGGCCGACGCGCGGAGGCGGCCGTACTCGACGCCCACGGCGTGCCGGAGCCGGACCGCTGGTCCTGGGAACGCCTCCAGCGCCCGTACGGCGACCGCGAGTTCGCCGATCCCGCGCAGTGGCGGGCCTGGCTCCTGGGCTACCTGCGCGAGGACGCGGCACAGGCCGCCCTCGGCAACGTGCGCGGCCCGCTCAAGGCCGCCCTGGACGTACTGCGCGACCTGCGCAACGAGATACGGCTGATCGTCGACCACGGCGGCCTGGCCGGTGCCTCCCGGCGGGCCCACCTGGACGGCTGGTACACCCCGCTCAACGCGTTCCTGTCCATCGGCCCGCCCCGCCGCCGTATCGAGGAGCTGACCGCGCTGCTGGCGGCGGGCGTGGTGGAGGTGCTCGGCCCGCGGGTGGAGGTGCACCACACGGACGGCACGGACGGCGGGGACGGCGGGGACCGCGGGGACCGCGGGGACCGCGGGGACCGCGGGGACCGCGGGGACCGCGGGGACCGCGGGGACCGCGGGGACCGCGGGGACCGCGGGGACCGCGGGGACCGCGGGGGCGGCGCCTGGGTGGCCCGCTCCCCCGAGGTCCCCGGCTCGGAGGTCCGGGTGACCACCGTCGTCGAGGCCCGCCTCCCGGAGCCGGACCTGCGCCGCACCGCCGACGAACTGCTGGCCGCCCTGCTCCGCGAGGGCGCGTGCCGCCCGCACGTGGTGGACGGCCACGAGACCGGCGGCGTCGACGTCACGCCACGCCCGTACCGCCTCCTCGACCGTCACGGCCGCCCGCACGCACGGCGGTTCGCCTTCGGGGTGCCCACCGAGGGGGTGCACTGGGTGACCGCGGCGGGAGCCAGGCCGGGCGTGGACTCGGTGACCCTGTCGGACGCGGACGCGATAGCGCGGGCGGTGCTGCGGACGGCGGCGGCCGAGGGGCAACCGCGGACGGAGACGCACCCGGAGCGGCCGGCGACGGCCGAACGGCACACGCCGGTCGCCGTACGACACCGCATGACCGTTCCCCGATAA